From Thermodesulfovibrionales bacterium:
TTATCCCTTGCCATTCTCAGTCCTGCTTCATTAAATCCATATCCATGGAAATGTCTTGATGGAATAAAAAAATGCACATCTGCACCAAGTCTTTTTAAACCATCAAAAAGAATTGCCGTTCCTGATAGACCATCTACATCATAATCTCCGTGAATGAAAATACTTTCCTTATTCCTTATAGCTTCCTTTATCCTCAAAACTGCATCCCTCATGCCTTCAAAATCAAAGGGATCTGAAAGAAGGGATAGGGATGGATTGAGAAATTCTTTTATCTGAGAGGGTTCTTTTATTCCCCTGTTAATCAATATCTGGGAAAGGGTCCTGGAGATTCCTGTCTTTTTTGAAAGATAGGTAAGGTATTCATCATTTGTCCTTGAAAGGACCCACCTCACACCATGGCTCCCTTATTTTTTTTGGGTCATCCCGCCAAAGAGTAAAACTACAGGACTTGCCACGAATATGGATGAATATGTTCCTATCACAATACCTATAATTATCGCCAGTGAAAAATCATGAATTGCAGGACCACCGAAAAGATAAAGTGCAAGGGCTGCAAAAAGAGTGGTTAGGGATGTTATTATAGTCCTTGAGAGGACCTCATTTATGGACCTGTTTATGAGCCTTTCAACAGGTTCATTTATATTCTTTCTCATATTTTCTCTTATTCTATCAAAGATAACTATTG
This genomic window contains:
- the secF gene encoding protein translocase subunit SecF; translation: ALVHDVLVTIGVYAIFKVPVNAPFIAAMLTIIGYSINDTIVIFDRIRENMRKNINEPVERLINRSINEVLSRTIITSLTTLFAALALYLFGGPAIHDFSLAIIIGIVIGTYSSIFVASPVVLLFGGMTQKK